In Polynucleobacter sp. MWH-S4W17, a genomic segment contains:
- a CDS encoding GspH/FimT family pseudopilin: protein MLDSKSGFSLLELMAVVLLIAIVAMMTMPLLQEQIAAREIETIARRFIAHAHFARQQALYLGQPVRLAPIADDRWESGWVVKSGCIGKAVKSGCIEKSWFLQGGIDPIYFKGGGKQFIDPNSGKKSILFNAAGAAKTAQGGFVANRLILGHSRAPDLERQMILGSGGRWRICDPARDTKRCH, encoded by the coding sequence ATGCTAGATTCAAAATCCGGATTTAGTCTCTTGGAGTTAATGGCTGTGGTTTTGCTCATTGCCATTGTTGCGATGATGACCATGCCTTTATTGCAAGAACAAATTGCCGCACGAGAAATCGAAACTATCGCTCGAAGGTTTATTGCTCATGCGCACTTTGCTCGTCAGCAAGCTTTGTATTTAGGGCAACCCGTGCGCCTTGCGCCTATTGCTGACGATCGATGGGAGTCGGGGTGGGTAGTTAAAAGCGGCTGCATCGGTAAGGCAGTCAAATCAGGTTGTATTGAAAAGTCTTGGTTTTTGCAGGGAGGCATCGACCCCATTTACTTTAAGGGCGGAGGTAAGCAATTTATTGATCCCAATTCTGGCAAGAAGAGCATTCTGTTTAATGCCGCCGGTGCGGCAAAAACGGCTCAAGGCGGGTTTGTGGCCAATCGATTGATCCTGGGTCACAGCAGGGCTCCCGACTTGGAGCGCCAAATGATTTTGGGAAGTGGAGGTCGCTGGCGCATCTGCGACCCCGCTAGAGATACTAAGCGCTGCCATTGA